Genomic DNA from Shouchella patagoniensis:
GCCGTCATTCATTGCATGACGGCGCTTTTTCTTACTACTTATTCCCGATTGTTTTGATCCGCTGCACAAAGGCTAGTAGTACAAAAGCAAACACAACAATTGATAGCACCCAATAATAAGCAAGTGCCATATTACCAGATTCCACCGCAATAAAAATGCTCGTTGGGATTGTTTGAGTGACGCCAAAAATACTTCCTGCAAACATTAACGTTGCCCCGAACTCACCAAGGGCTCTAGCAAAGCCCAGCATATAGCCAGAAACAAGTGCCCTCCAAGTAAGTGGCAATGTCACATAATAAAAGACTTTCCACTCACTTGCACCCATTTGTCTCGCTGCTGCTTCTAAGTCATCGTCAACGGCCTCAAAACCATTTATTAACATTTGATAAATAAGAGGAAAGGCAACAACCGTTGCCGCAATAACAGCGGCCAGATAAGAAAAAACAATTGGCTGATTAAACAGATGCTCAAACCATTCTCCAATAAAGCTTCTACGACCAAATAGCGTCAGTAACCCAAAGCCGATAACAGTTGGCGGCAAAACAAGGGGGAGCATTAAAGCCGTTTCCACAAAGACCTTCCCTTTAAAGCGACGCTTTTTTAGCATCCATGCAGCGAAAACAGCAAGCATAAATGAAAGGACGCTCGCTACTGCAACAACTCGAAGGGAAACAACAATCGGCGTCCAAAACTCTACGCCCATCCGTTAATTCCTGTTAAAGCCGTAGGACTCAAAAATTTCAAGTGGCTCTTCCGTTTGTAACCACTCATAAAAATCAGCCGTCTCCTCTTTATCAGCAGCCTCTTCCAACAAACCAATCGGGTAAACGATCGGATCATGAGTATCTTCTGGAGCATGATCAACAATCATAATCTCGTCGCCAGATGTGCGCGCATCCGTTTCATACACAATGCCCGCATCCGTATTTCCTGTTTCTACATATGTAAGCACTTGCCGCACATCCGACCCGTACCGCGTATTTGCTTCAATTTCTTCCCACATATCAAGAGATTCCAAAGCTTGGAGCGCATACTTGCCCGCAGGTACACTCTCTGGATTTCCCATTGCAATACCTTGAATGTCTCCGCTAAGTAAGTCAGTCCACTCATTTAAGTCTTTAGCTGCCTCTGGTGTTGCAATAAAGACAAGCTGATTAAGCAATACATTTGCTGACTCCCGCACCTCGTTATCTTCCTCTAAACGTTCCATATCCGATAATGAAGCGGACAGGAATAAATCTGCAGGAGCACCTCGCGAAATTTGCTCTCTTAGTTGTCCAGAAGAACCGTAATTAATGACCAACTCAACATCTTCTTCATCTTCATAAAGCACTTTTATTTCATCTAAAGCGTCCGTTAAACTCGCTGCTGCCATCACCATAACTTCTGTTGGTTCCTCGTCTCCAGACGTACTACAAGCAGTCAAAAACAGACAAGCGACAATCGAACTAAAAGCTTTTTTTTTCATAGTAGCCACTCCCGATTTCTATCTCATTCCAACTATAAATTATGTTTTGTTATAAGTAAATCTATTTAGTTATAACTAGTTTTCATTTTCCGACCAAAAGCGTTGGATCTGTTAGAATGGATGTAGAAGAGAAAGTGAGGGATCAGACATGCTTAAGGGATCTTATACAACAGAAGAAATTGCACAAATGCTCAAAGTATCGAAACTAACTGTTTACGATTTAATAAAAAAAGGCAAACTTCCAGCCTACCGTGTCGGAAAACAAATGCGTATTGACGCGTCTGATTTAGAAGCCTATAAACATAAAAATAAAACGGCTAGCACAGTCCCTGTGTTTACTAAACCGTCCCCCTCTCCACAGCGCTCTGTTGTCATAAGCGGACAG
This window encodes:
- the modB gene encoding molybdate ABC transporter permease subunit produces the protein MGVEFWTPIVVSLRVVAVASVLSFMLAVFAAWMLKKRRFKGKVFVETALMLPLVLPPTVIGFGLLTLFGRRSFIGEWFEHLFNQPIVFSYLAAVIAATVVAFPLIYQMLINGFEAVDDDLEAAARQMGASEWKVFYYVTLPLTWRALVSGYMLGFARALGEFGATLMFAGSIFGVTQTIPTSIFIAVESGNMALAYYWVLSIVVFAFVLLAFVQRIKTIGNK
- the modA gene encoding molybdate ABC transporter substrate-binding protein gives rise to the protein MKKKAFSSIVACLFLTACSTSGDEEPTEVMVMAAASLTDALDEIKVLYEDEEDVELVINYGSSGQLREQISRGAPADLFLSASLSDMERLEEDNEVRESANVLLNQLVFIATPEAAKDLNEWTDLLSGDIQGIAMGNPESVPAGKYALQALESLDMWEEIEANTRYGSDVRQVLTYVETGNTDAGIVYETDARTSGDEIMIVDHAPEDTHDPIVYPIGLLEEAADKEETADFYEWLQTEEPLEIFESYGFNRN